Proteins from a genomic interval of Maylandia zebra isolate NMK-2024a linkage group LG15, Mzebra_GT3a, whole genome shotgun sequence:
- the LOC101465326 gene encoding protein FAM177A1 isoform X2, giving the protein MADISLYLTNVNVSIGRNMDVRPVGSLASIITAVSENHSPNPPNDFESVELEELDKGVQQKEKAPRRIIHFSSGETMEEYSTDEEEDGEEKEQERKDLLSSPVDASKMTWGPYFWFHMWRAATSTISACDYLGERMASLFGITSAKYQYAIDEYYRIKKEREEEKEENRLSEEAERSFEQLRSREEVDEPITDRVEEEAATARPDVTYQVENENQAAPSTIRVPAIVTAT; this is encoded by the exons ATGGCCGATATATCCCTCTATCTCACCAACGTTAATGTGTCGATAGGACGGAACATGGACGTGCGGCCGGTCGGTAGTCTCGCCTCCATAATTACCGCCGTTAGCGAG AATCACAGTCCAAACCCTCCCAACGACTTTGAGAGTGTGGAGCTGGAGGAGCTGGATAAAGGAGTGCAGCAGAAGGAGAAGGCACCCCGGCGGATCATCCATTTTTCCAGCGGTGAGACGATGGAGGAGTACAGCACagacgaggaggaggatggagaggagAAGGAGCAGGAGAGGAAGGACCTGCTGTCCTCCCCGGTCGATGCG TCAAAGATGACCTGGGGGCCTTACTTCTGGTTCCATATGTGGAGAGCGGCTACGTCCACCATCTCAG CTTGCGACTACCTCGGGGAGAGGATGGCCTCCCTGTTTGGGATAACATCAGCCAAATATCAGTACGCCATTGATGAGTACTACAGGATAAAGAAAGAG agggaggaagagaaagaggaaaaccGTCTGTCAGAAGAAGCTGAGAGATCCTTCGAACAGCTACGATCCCGGGAAGAGGTGGACGAGCCGATCACTGACCGcgtggaggaggaggcggcgaccGCTCGCCCTGATGTCACCTATCAGGTGGAGAATGAAAATCAGGCAGCTCCGAGCACCATCCGGGTCCCTGCCATCGTGACAGCAACCTAA
- the LOC101465326 gene encoding protein FAM177A1 isoform X4, translating into MADISLYLTNVNVSIGRNMDVRPNHSPNPPNDFESVELEELDKGVQQKEKAPRRIIHFSSGETMEEYSTDEEEDGEEKEQERKDLLSSPVDASKMTWGPYFWFHMWRAATSTISACDYLGERMASLFGITSAKYQYAIDEYYRIKKEREEEKEENRLSEEAERSFEQLRSREEVDEPITDRVEEEAATARPDVTYQVENENQAAPSTIRVPAIVTAT; encoded by the exons ATGGCCGATATATCCCTCTATCTCACCAACGTTAATGTGTCGATAGGACGGAACATGGACGTGCGGCCG AATCACAGTCCAAACCCTCCCAACGACTTTGAGAGTGTGGAGCTGGAGGAGCTGGATAAAGGAGTGCAGCAGAAGGAGAAGGCACCCCGGCGGATCATCCATTTTTCCAGCGGTGAGACGATGGAGGAGTACAGCACagacgaggaggaggatggagaggagAAGGAGCAGGAGAGGAAGGACCTGCTGTCCTCCCCGGTCGATGCG TCAAAGATGACCTGGGGGCCTTACTTCTGGTTCCATATGTGGAGAGCGGCTACGTCCACCATCTCAG CTTGCGACTACCTCGGGGAGAGGATGGCCTCCCTGTTTGGGATAACATCAGCCAAATATCAGTACGCCATTGATGAGTACTACAGGATAAAGAAAGAG agggaggaagagaaagaggaaaaccGTCTGTCAGAAGAAGCTGAGAGATCCTTCGAACAGCTACGATCCCGGGAAGAGGTGGACGAGCCGATCACTGACCGcgtggaggaggaggcggcgaccGCTCGCCCTGATGTCACCTATCAGGTGGAGAATGAAAATCAGGCAGCTCCGAGCACCATCCGGGTCCCTGCCATCGTGACAGCAACCTAA
- the LOC101465326 gene encoding protein FAM177A1 isoform X3: MADISLYLTNVNVSIGRNMDVRPNHSPNPPNDFESVELEELDKGVQQKEKAPRRIIHFSSGETMEEYSTDEEEDGEEKEQERKDLLSSPVDAVRSKMTWGPYFWFHMWRAATSTISACDYLGERMASLFGITSAKYQYAIDEYYRIKKEREEEKEENRLSEEAERSFEQLRSREEVDEPITDRVEEEAATARPDVTYQVENENQAAPSTIRVPAIVTAT, translated from the exons ATGGCCGATATATCCCTCTATCTCACCAACGTTAATGTGTCGATAGGACGGAACATGGACGTGCGGCCG AATCACAGTCCAAACCCTCCCAACGACTTTGAGAGTGTGGAGCTGGAGGAGCTGGATAAAGGAGTGCAGCAGAAGGAGAAGGCACCCCGGCGGATCATCCATTTTTCCAGCGGTGAGACGATGGAGGAGTACAGCACagacgaggaggaggatggagaggagAAGGAGCAGGAGAGGAAGGACCTGCTGTCCTCCCCGGTCGATGCGGTGAGG TCAAAGATGACCTGGGGGCCTTACTTCTGGTTCCATATGTGGAGAGCGGCTACGTCCACCATCTCAG CTTGCGACTACCTCGGGGAGAGGATGGCCTCCCTGTTTGGGATAACATCAGCCAAATATCAGTACGCCATTGATGAGTACTACAGGATAAAGAAAGAG agggaggaagagaaagaggaaaaccGTCTGTCAGAAGAAGCTGAGAGATCCTTCGAACAGCTACGATCCCGGGAAGAGGTGGACGAGCCGATCACTGACCGcgtggaggaggaggcggcgaccGCTCGCCCTGATGTCACCTATCAGGTGGAGAATGAAAATCAGGCAGCTCCGAGCACCATCCGGGTCCCTGCCATCGTGACAGCAACCTAA
- the LOC101465326 gene encoding protein FAM177A1 isoform X1 has translation MADISLYLTNVNVSIGRNMDVRPVGSLASIITAVSENHSPNPPNDFESVELEELDKGVQQKEKAPRRIIHFSSGETMEEYSTDEEEDGEEKEQERKDLLSSPVDAVRSKMTWGPYFWFHMWRAATSTISACDYLGERMASLFGITSAKYQYAIDEYYRIKKEREEEKEENRLSEEAERSFEQLRSREEVDEPITDRVEEEAATARPDVTYQVENENQAAPSTIRVPAIVTAT, from the exons ATGGCCGATATATCCCTCTATCTCACCAACGTTAATGTGTCGATAGGACGGAACATGGACGTGCGGCCGGTCGGTAGTCTCGCCTCCATAATTACCGCCGTTAGCGAG AATCACAGTCCAAACCCTCCCAACGACTTTGAGAGTGTGGAGCTGGAGGAGCTGGATAAAGGAGTGCAGCAGAAGGAGAAGGCACCCCGGCGGATCATCCATTTTTCCAGCGGTGAGACGATGGAGGAGTACAGCACagacgaggaggaggatggagaggagAAGGAGCAGGAGAGGAAGGACCTGCTGTCCTCCCCGGTCGATGCGGTGAGG TCAAAGATGACCTGGGGGCCTTACTTCTGGTTCCATATGTGGAGAGCGGCTACGTCCACCATCTCAG CTTGCGACTACCTCGGGGAGAGGATGGCCTCCCTGTTTGGGATAACATCAGCCAAATATCAGTACGCCATTGATGAGTACTACAGGATAAAGAAAGAG agggaggaagagaaagaggaaaaccGTCTGTCAGAAGAAGCTGAGAGATCCTTCGAACAGCTACGATCCCGGGAAGAGGTGGACGAGCCGATCACTGACCGcgtggaggaggaggcggcgaccGCTCGCCCTGATGTCACCTATCAGGTGGAGAATGAAAATCAGGCAGCTCCGAGCACCATCCGGGTCCCTGCCATCGTGACAGCAACCTAA